Proteins from one Malania oleifera isolate guangnan ecotype guangnan chromosome 4, ASM2987363v1, whole genome shotgun sequence genomic window:
- the LOC131153908 gene encoding ethylene-response factor C3-like — translation MNGFIERKYDRCKSLFIFKSVLDEAGAARPLVKEEEVTSDANEEQPPKDIGNINSYRGVRRRPWGKYAAEIRDSTRNGVRVWLGTFDTAEAAALAYDQAAFSMRGSMAILNFPAEVVRESLRQMNCGVDDAPSPVLALKRRHSMMRVSKKRKGNEEFGFPGNVIELEDLGANYLEELLGLSVSETSC, via the exons ATGAACGGTTTCATTGAGAGAAAGTATGATCGGTGTAAATCCCTCTTCATCTTCAAATCAG TTCTCGACGAAGCCGGAGCGGCGAGACCTCTGGTGAAGGAGGAAGAGGTCACCTCCGATGCTAACGAAGAACAGCCCCCCAAG gacATAGGTAATATTAATAGTTACAGGGGCGTGCGGCGGCGGCCGTGGGGGAAGTACGCGGCGGAGATAAGGGATTCGACGAGGAACGGCGTGAGGGTTTGGTTGGGAACGTTCGACACGGCAGAGGCGGCGGCGCTGGCGTACGACCAAGCGGCGTTTTCAATGCGGGGTTCCATGGCGATTCTCAATTTTCCGGCGGAGGTGGTGCGGGAGTCCCTCCGCCAGATGAACTGCGGGGTCGACGACGCGCCGTCGCCCGTTCTGGCGCTGAAGAGGCGGCACTCTATGATGAGGGTGTCAAAGAAAAGGAAGGGCAACGAAGAATTCGGCTTTCCCGGAAATGTCATAGAGTTGGAGGACTTGGGTGCAAATTATTTGGAGGAGCTTCTTGGCTTGTCTGTTTCTGAGACTTCTTGTTAg